A window of Xylophilus sp. GW821-FHT01B05 contains these coding sequences:
- a CDS encoding RidA family protein has product MAGETTAIQPINPAGLRPPGGHYSHGTVANGFVFVSGQLPITPEGEKLVDAPFEEQALQVLANVAAVLQAAGSSIGQLVQVRVYLDDIENWPAFNTLYTQWAGDARPARAIVPTGRLHFGVKVEVEATALAP; this is encoded by the coding sequence ATGGCTGGTGAGACCACTGCTATCCAACCCATCAACCCTGCCGGCCTGCGCCCGCCGGGCGGCCACTACAGCCACGGCACCGTGGCCAATGGCTTTGTCTTTGTGTCGGGCCAATTGCCGATCACGCCCGAAGGCGAGAAGCTGGTCGACGCACCTTTCGAAGAACAGGCGCTGCAGGTGCTGGCCAATGTCGCCGCCGTGCTGCAGGCCGCTGGCAGCAGCATCGGCCAGTTGGTGCAGGTGCGGGTCTACCTGGACGACATCGAGAACTGGCCGGCCTTCAACACGCTGTACACGCAATGGGCCGGCGACGCGCGGCCGGCGCGCGCCATCGTGCCCACCGGGCGCCTGCACTTTGGGGTGAAGGTGGAAGTCGAGGCGACTGCGCTGGCGCCATAG
- a CDS encoding nuclear transport factor 2 family protein, whose product MESRPPLPPFTLETATKKIQAAEDAWNSRDPVRVSLAYTPDTEWRNRADFINGREQVVEFLTRKWQRENDYRLKKQLWAFMDNRIAVRFEYEWHDAAGQWFRSHGNENWEFAENGLMQRRYASINDQPIAESDRKFHWPR is encoded by the coding sequence ATGGAATCCCGTCCGCCGCTGCCGCCCTTCACGCTTGAGACCGCCACCAAGAAAATCCAGGCCGCCGAAGACGCCTGGAATTCGCGCGACCCCGTGCGCGTGAGCCTGGCCTACACGCCCGACACCGAATGGCGCAACCGCGCCGACTTCATCAACGGCCGCGAGCAGGTGGTCGAGTTCCTCACGCGCAAGTGGCAGCGCGAGAACGACTACCGCTTGAAGAAGCAGCTCTGGGCGTTCATGGACAACCGCATCGCGGTGCGCTTCGAGTACGAATGGCATGACGCCGCGGGCCAGTGGTTTCGCAGCCATGGAAACGAGAACTGGGAGTTCGCCGAGAACGGCCTGATGCAGCGCCGCTACGCCAGCATCAACGACCAGCCCATCGCTGAGTCCGATCGCAAGTTCCACTGGCCGCGCTGA
- the cynS gene encoding cyanase: protein MNRNDVTEKIITVKVSKGIQWADVAKKVGLSKEWTTAACLGQMTLDDKQAKVIGKIFGLTPEEQKWLKVVPYKGSLPTPVPTDPLIYRWYEVVSVYGTTIKELIHEEFGDGIMSAIDFSMDIERQPDPKGDRVKVVLSGKFLPYKSY, encoded by the coding sequence ATGAACCGCAACGACGTCACCGAGAAAATCATCACCGTGAAGGTGTCCAAGGGCATCCAGTGGGCCGACGTGGCCAAGAAGGTCGGCCTGTCGAAGGAATGGACCACGGCCGCCTGCCTGGGCCAGATGACGCTGGACGACAAGCAGGCCAAGGTCATCGGCAAGATCTTTGGCCTGACGCCCGAAGAGCAGAAGTGGCTCAAGGTCGTGCCCTACAAGGGCTCGCTGCCCACGCCGGTGCCGACCGATCCGCTGATCTACCGCTGGTACGAGGTGGTGAGCGTCTACGGCACGACGATCAAGGAACTGATCCACGAGGAGTTTGGCGACGGCATCATGAGCGCCATCGACTTCAGCATGGACATCGAGCGCCAGCCCGACCCCAAGGGCGACCGCGTCAAGGTGGTGCTGTCGGGCAAGTTCCTGCCGTACAAGAGCTACTGA
- a CDS encoding creatininase family protein has translation MTAAASFPSSRYWADWRTTDFARLQAEGLADATVAVLPVAATEQHGPHLPLSVDTTLIDGVVTAALPHLPAALRVLFLPTQAVGFSPEHTAFPGTLSFSAETLLRIWTEIGEAVARTGIRRLLLLNGHGGQVGAMDLVARDLRARCGLLVYSTSWFALPLPPEVEQQFPPHEHRFGIHAGDIETSMMLHLRPGLVHMEAARDFPSTSADRAARYPILGNGRSAKFAWQMQDYNPQGAAGNAAAATADKGAALVQAAGSQLALLLQELAALPLSTLVDAPDLGSHR, from the coding sequence ATGACCGCCGCCGCCTCCTTCCCTTCCTCCCGCTACTGGGCCGATTGGCGCACCACCGACTTCGCGCGGCTGCAGGCCGAGGGCCTGGCCGATGCGACCGTGGCGGTGCTGCCGGTGGCGGCCACCGAGCAGCACGGCCCGCATCTGCCGCTGAGTGTGGATACGACGCTGATCGACGGCGTGGTGACGGCCGCGCTGCCGCACCTGCCCGCTGCGCTGCGCGTGCTGTTCCTGCCCACGCAGGCGGTGGGCTTCAGCCCCGAGCACACGGCTTTTCCCGGCACGCTGAGCTTCAGCGCCGAGACCTTGCTGCGCATCTGGACCGAGATCGGCGAGGCGGTGGCGCGCACCGGCATCCGCCGGCTGCTGCTGCTCAACGGCCATGGCGGGCAGGTCGGTGCGATGGACTTGGTGGCGCGTGATCTGCGCGCGCGCTGCGGGCTGCTGGTGTATTCCACCAGTTGGTTCGCGCTGCCGCTGCCGCCTGAGGTCGAGCAGCAGTTTCCGCCGCACGAGCACCGCTTCGGCATCCACGCGGGCGACATCGAGACTTCGATGATGCTGCACCTGCGGCCAGGCCTGGTGCACATGGAGGCGGCGCGCGATTTCCCCTCCACCTCGGCCGACCGCGCCGCGCGTTATCCCATCCTGGGCAATGGCCGCAGCGCCAAGTTCGCCTGGCAGATGCAGGACTACAACCCGCAGGGCGCAGCCGGCAATGCCGCCGCCGCCACGGCCGACAAAGGCGCGGCGCTGGTGCAGGCCGCGGGCAGCCAGTTGGCTCTGCTGTTGCAGGAGCTGGCGGCGCTGCCGTTGTCCACCTTGGTTGATGCGCCGGACCTCGGGTCCCATCGATAA
- a CDS encoding tripartite tricarboxylate transporter substrate binding protein, whose product MERISSGPFGNFAPLAATTRRGLLGTGGALALGGLLPGMAAAQSDWPTKSLRFVVPFAPGGSSEIVARSTAAELSKTLGQNVYVDNKPGAAGNIAMAEVARSDDQHTLILGHIGTLAVNPYIFDKLPYDANKDFKPVSLLAKVPSLYVVHPDVPAKNLKEFLEYARKQPGKLSYGSAGNGSAGQLAFEYLKMTANVFMLHVPYRGTGPMLTDLLSGRLQASAVGAAAMLPFIKSGKVRCIATGSAQRLPLLPDVPTVAEQGFPGFEMTQWYGMLAPANLAQARLEKLAVETAKAVKAPASLQRLNGDAAEAIGDTPAQFAQFIATEQARWKTVIARAQIKPD is encoded by the coding sequence ATGGAACGCATTTCTTCAGGCCCCTTCGGCAACTTCGCCCCCCTGGCCGCGACCACCCGGCGCGGCCTGCTCGGCACCGGCGGCGCGCTGGCGCTGGGCGGCCTGCTGCCGGGCATGGCGGCAGCCCAGTCCGACTGGCCCACCAAGTCGCTGCGCTTTGTCGTGCCTTTTGCGCCGGGCGGCAGCTCGGAGATCGTGGCGCGCTCCACCGCGGCAGAGCTGTCCAAGACCCTGGGCCAGAACGTCTACGTCGACAACAAGCCCGGCGCGGCCGGCAACATCGCCATGGCCGAAGTGGCGCGCAGCGACGACCAGCACACCCTCATCCTGGGCCACATCGGTACGCTGGCGGTCAACCCCTACATCTTCGACAAGCTGCCCTACGACGCCAACAAGGACTTCAAGCCGGTCAGCCTGCTGGCCAAGGTGCCCAGCCTGTACGTGGTGCACCCGGATGTGCCCGCCAAAAACCTGAAGGAGTTTTTGGAGTACGCACGCAAGCAGCCAGGCAAGCTGAGCTATGGCTCGGCCGGCAACGGCAGCGCCGGGCAACTGGCCTTCGAGTACCTGAAGATGACGGCCAACGTCTTCATGCTGCACGTGCCCTATCGCGGCACCGGCCCGATGCTGACCGACCTGCTGTCGGGCCGGCTCCAGGCCTCGGCCGTGGGCGCTGCTGCCATGCTGCCCTTCATCAAGTCGGGCAAGGTGCGCTGCATCGCCACCGGCTCGGCCCAGCGCCTGCCGCTGCTGCCCGACGTGCCCACCGTGGCCGAGCAAGGCTTCCCCGGTTTCGAGATGACCCAGTGGTACGGCATGCTGGCCCCGGCCAACCTGGCGCAGGCCCGCCTCGAAAAACTCGCTGTCGAAACCGCCAAGGCCGTCAAGGCGCCGGCCTCGCTGCAGCGCCTGAACGGCGACGCGGCCGAAGCCATTGGCGACACGCCGGCACAGTTCGCGCAGTTCATCGCCACCGAGCAAGCGCGCTGGAAGACGGTGATTGCGCGGGCGCAGATCAAGCCGGATTGA
- a CDS encoding type II toxin-antitoxin system HipA family toxin — MKLAVHVLGREVATLEQVGDFKSVLAYHAHAAVDDFVSLTMPVRTESYVWDDQLPPVLQMNLPEGYLLQVLQEQFGPHIGASPIALLSVIGRNMVGRVQVAAPGADLQEPARPIEVAELLRGDNSEEAFAELVRQHATSGVSGVVPKFLDAQNESLPEPGAALAAHKKASLITRRHIIKGSSKQLPFVALNEHLCMQVASRVMPTAKTEVSDDGQALLVHRFDVDGHGQALWGMEDFCSLLGLRPAAKYDTTWERIARAVRDHVPGERRLETYRRLATTLLLTYALRNADCHAKNLALLYSSRADAHLSPAYDMLSTSVYAGFQQHPPAIEFMGKKTWAPGKNLQRFIAATFGIQPKEQAQMVEAISDAVAEVGLQVRQAMAEHAGFADVGKRMLMAWAEGVQGLRDQRVYAVGEWTAGAAFEGFSAPSKLKTGASKPGRSPLPKG, encoded by the coding sequence ATGAAGCTGGCCGTCCATGTCCTGGGCCGCGAGGTCGCCACGCTGGAGCAGGTGGGTGACTTCAAAAGCGTCTTGGCTTACCACGCCCATGCGGCGGTTGACGACTTCGTGTCGCTCACCATGCCCGTGCGCACCGAGTCCTATGTCTGGGACGACCAGCTCCCGCCCGTGCTGCAGATGAACCTGCCCGAGGGCTATCTGCTGCAGGTCTTGCAGGAGCAGTTTGGCCCGCATATCGGCGCCAGCCCCATCGCCTTGCTGTCGGTGATCGGTCGCAACATGGTGGGCCGTGTGCAGGTGGCCGCGCCCGGTGCAGACCTGCAAGAGCCGGCCCGGCCGATCGAGGTGGCCGAGCTGCTGCGCGGCGACAACTCGGAAGAAGCCTTTGCCGAGCTGGTGCGCCAGCACGCCACCAGCGGCGTCTCGGGCGTGGTGCCCAAGTTTCTGGATGCGCAGAACGAGTCGCTGCCTGAGCCGGGGGCTGCGCTGGCGGCCCACAAAAAGGCCAGCCTGATCACCCGCCGCCACATCATCAAGGGCTCCAGCAAGCAGCTGCCGTTTGTGGCCTTGAACGAGCACTTGTGCATGCAGGTGGCCAGCCGCGTCATGCCGACGGCCAAGACCGAGGTGTCTGACGACGGGCAGGCGCTGCTGGTGCATCGCTTTGACGTGGATGGGCACGGCCAGGCGCTGTGGGGCATGGAAGATTTCTGCTCGCTGCTGGGCCTGCGGCCCGCAGCCAAGTACGACACCACCTGGGAGCGCATCGCGCGCGCGGTGCGCGACCACGTGCCCGGTGAACGCCGTCTGGAAACCTACCGCCGGCTGGCCACCACGCTGCTGCTGACCTATGCGCTGCGCAATGCCGATTGCCATGCCAAGAATCTGGCCCTGCTCTACAGCTCGCGCGCCGACGCCCACCTTTCACCCGCCTACGACATGCTGAGCACCAGCGTGTATGCAGGCTTTCAGCAGCACCCGCCTGCCATCGAGTTCATGGGCAAAAAAACCTGGGCGCCGGGCAAGAACCTGCAGAGGTTCATCGCGGCGACCTTTGGCATTCAACCCAAGGAGCAGGCGCAGATGGTCGAGGCGATCAGTGATGCGGTGGCAGAGGTGGGGCTGCAGGTGCGGCAGGCCATGGCGGAGCATGCGGGCTTTGCCGATGTGGGCAAGCGCATGCTGATGGCCTGGGCAGAGGGCGTGCAGGGCCTGCGCGACCAGCGCGTGTACGCCGTGGGCGAATGGACGGCTGGGGCGGCCTTTGAAGGCTTTTCTGCACCATCCAAACTGAAGACGGGCGCGAGCAAACCCGGTCGCTCGCCATTGCCAAAGGGGTGA
- a CDS encoding helix-turn-helix transcriptional regulator: MQTLQEVGQAVAARRRGLGLKQADVAALAGITAESLSRFERGRAAEFGARKLLAVLAVLGAELELAAQGQSGNLDELRRERAQATEPNPEPGRG; encoded by the coding sequence ATGCAAACCCTTCAGGAAGTCGGTCAGGCCGTGGCGGCGCGGCGGCGCGGCCTGGGCCTGAAGCAGGCCGACGTCGCCGCCCTGGCTGGTATCACGGCGGAGTCCCTGTCGCGGTTCGAGCGTGGCCGGGCGGCGGAATTTGGCGCGCGCAAGCTGTTGGCGGTGCTGGCCGTGCTGGGCGCCGAGCTGGAGCTGGCCGCGCAAGGCCAGTCTGGCAATCTGGACGAGCTGCGCCGCGAGCGCGCGCAAGCCACAGAACCCAACCCGGAGCCCGGGCGCGGATGA
- a CDS encoding antitoxin of toxin-antitoxin stability system, translated as MSKEAVFTMKLEPELRADFMAEAEAAHRPASQVLRELMREFIKRQREAREYDEFLDRKVEAGRVAMRAGVGHSNDEVEAAFAARRAAVADQE; from the coding sequence ATGTCCAAGGAAGCCGTTTTCACGATGAAGCTGGAGCCGGAATTGCGCGCCGATTTCATGGCAGAGGCCGAGGCCGCCCACCGGCCGGCCTCGCAGGTTCTGCGCGAGCTGATGCGCGAGTTCATCAAGCGCCAGCGCGAGGCGCGGGAATATGACGAGTTCCTGGACCGCAAGGTAGAAGCCGGCCGCGTCGCCATGCGCGCCGGTGTTGGCCACTCCAATGACGAGGTCGAAGCCGCATTCGCCGCCCGCCGTGCGGCCGTGGCAGACCAAGAGTGA
- a CDS encoding response regulator, translating into MRILLAEDEHTLGTWLCKALEHAGIQVEWVDDGRLADLALQRHDHDALVLDLGLPGLDGHAVLERLRARDQRLPALILTARDSLDERVRSLNAGADDFLAKPFALAELEARLHALVRRARGNEHPRLACGPLAYDSARKQFTLQGEALALSPREQAVLRVLVQRSGEPFSKQQILERVFPDDEDVHPEAVEVFVHRLRKRLEGRGVRITTLRGLGYALEAT; encoded by the coding sequence ATGCGCATCCTGCTGGCTGAAGACGAACACACCCTGGGCACCTGGCTTTGCAAGGCGCTGGAGCACGCCGGCATTCAGGTCGAGTGGGTGGACGATGGCCGGCTGGCGGACCTGGCGCTGCAGCGGCATGACCACGATGCGCTGGTGCTGGACCTGGGCCTGCCCGGGCTTGACGGCCATGCGGTGCTGGAGCGGCTGCGCGCGCGCGACCAGCGGCTGCCGGCGCTGATCCTGACGGCGCGCGATTCGCTCGACGAGCGGGTGCGCTCGCTCAATGCCGGCGCCGACGACTTCCTGGCCAAGCCCTTTGCGCTGGCCGAGCTGGAGGCACGCCTGCACGCCCTGGTGCGCCGCGCGCGCGGCAACGAGCACCCGCGCCTGGCCTGCGGCCCGCTGGCCTACGACAGTGCGCGCAAGCAGTTCACGCTGCAGGGCGAGGCGCTGGCGCTGTCCCCGCGCGAGCAAGCCGTGCTGCGCGTGCTGGTGCAACGCAGCGGCGAGCCCTTCTCCAAGCAGCAGATCCTGGAGCGCGTGTTCCCCGACGATGAAGACGTGCACCCCGAGGCGGTCGAGGTCTTTGTGCACCGCCTGCGCAAGCGCCTGGAAGGGCGCGGCGTGCGCATCACCACCTTGCGCGGCCTCGGCTATGCACTGGAGGCGACCTGA
- a CDS encoding sensor histidine kinase N-terminal domain-containing protein, producing MNWLHRASLRQRLALLLLPVLALLTCVELWMTRHDALEAANAAYDRSLLGALKSIDANISTASGGLSVELPYRMFEFFELTASGQVFFRVATSDGLVELGSADLPAPPGVLTPEVPVFYDASYFGEAVRLAAYRRELDRAPAGSAARSVLVQVAESTRSRQEFTRRFVQRAALRDALVLALLLVCTVAALAAALRPLARLAREVSGRRPEDLTPLADTDLPADVRPLVAAVNQQLARTQGLVAQQRQFLDDASHQLRTHLTTLQMQADYAQRAHDTSQVRAALAALGTEITRATRSTQQLLALGRSDTAAVDMAALDLAVLLREVALELLPRARAKQIDLGIDTPAPSLPAMADQPLLREALANLVANAIAYTPEGGTITLFAAGDAVGWSVGVEDNGPGLSEKERGSLGQRFRRGVRAVAGGSGLGLAIARSIAERHHGVLRLEPRDAGPGLHAALWWPRGNA from the coding sequence CTGAACTGGCTCCACCGCGCCAGCCTGCGCCAGCGCCTGGCCCTGCTGCTGCTGCCGGTGCTGGCGCTGCTCACCTGCGTGGAGTTGTGGATGACGCGGCACGACGCGCTGGAGGCCGCCAACGCGGCCTATGACCGCTCGCTGCTGGGCGCGCTCAAGTCCATAGACGCCAATATCTCCACCGCCTCGGGCGGGCTGTCGGTCGAGCTGCCCTACCGCATGTTCGAGTTCTTTGAGCTGACCGCGAGCGGCCAGGTGTTCTTCCGCGTCGCCACCTCTGACGGGCTGGTGGAGCTGGGCAGCGCCGACCTGCCCGCGCCACCCGGCGTGCTGACGCCCGAGGTGCCCGTGTTCTACGACGCCAGCTACTTTGGCGAGGCCGTGCGCCTGGCCGCCTACCGGCGCGAGCTGGACCGCGCCCCCGCCGGCAGCGCTGCGCGCAGCGTGCTGGTGCAGGTGGCTGAAAGCACGCGCTCGCGCCAGGAGTTCACGCGCCGCTTTGTGCAGCGCGCGGCCTTGCGTGATGCGCTGGTGCTGGCCCTGCTGCTGGTGTGCACCGTGGCCGCGCTGGCCGCAGCGCTGCGCCCGCTGGCCCGGCTGGCGCGCGAAGTCAGCGGCCGCCGCCCGGAGGACCTGACCCCGCTGGCCGACACCGACCTGCCCGCCGACGTACGGCCGCTGGTGGCCGCCGTCAACCAGCAGTTGGCGCGCACGCAAGGCCTGGTGGCGCAGCAGCGCCAGTTCTTGGACGACGCCTCGCACCAGTTGCGCACCCACCTCACCACGCTGCAGATGCAGGCCGACTACGCCCAGCGCGCGCACGACACCAGCCAGGTGCGCGCCGCGCTGGCCGCACTCGGCACCGAAATCACCCGCGCCACGCGCAGCACCCAGCAGCTGCTGGCGCTGGGCCGCAGCGACACCGCCGCCGTCGACATGGCCGCGTTGGATCTGGCCGTGCTGCTGCGCGAAGTGGCACTGGAGCTGCTGCCACGCGCACGCGCCAAACAGATCGACCTGGGCATCGACACGCCCGCGCCCAGTCTGCCCGCCATGGCCGACCAGCCACTGCTGCGTGAGGCCCTGGCCAACCTGGTCGCCAACGCCATCGCCTACACGCCCGAGGGCGGCACCATCACCCTCTTTGCCGCGGGTGACGCGGTGGGCTGGAGCGTGGGTGTCGAAGACAACGGCCCCGGCCTGAGCGAGAAAGAACGCGGCAGCCTGGGCCAGCGCTTTAGGCGCGGCGTGCGCGCCGTGGCCGGCGGCTCGGGCCTGGGGCTGGCGATTGCGCGCTCCATCGCCGAGCGGCACCACGGCGTGCTGCGCCTGGAGCCGCGCGATGCCGGCCCTGGATTGCACGCGGCGCTCTGGTGGCCACGGGGGAATGCATGA
- a CDS encoding tripartite tricarboxylate transporter substrate-binding protein, producing MKRRQTLASLAALLAASHASAAAEDPSNSAAECVIPAKAGGGFELTCGLARDALQAVRPLRPPLAQRYLPGGIGALAFDRIATGRMGGPGTLVAFSSGSLLNLAQGRFGPHPASAVRWLAALGTDYGVIAVRSDSPFKRLQDVVAALRQDMARLAFGAGGTVGSQDWMKAALMLRAAGLDHKAMRFVSFEGGGEALAALRGGHVALFSGDVAEARQAIDAGAPLRLLAVLAEARLPGALAGVPTAREQGLDLVWPTVRGLYLSADVPEPAARAWAEALRQAMAAPGYAALRERHGLYPFSLTGAALDDFVQRELSRYRQLATELGLRRWKD from the coding sequence ATGAAGCGCCGCCAAACCCTGGCCAGCCTGGCCGCCCTGCTCGCGGCAAGCCACGCCAGCGCCGCCGCTGAGGACCCCAGCAACAGCGCCGCCGAATGCGTGATCCCGGCCAAGGCCGGCGGCGGCTTCGAGCTGACCTGCGGCCTGGCGCGCGACGCGCTGCAGGCCGTGCGCCCGCTGCGCCCGCCACTGGCGCAGCGCTACCTGCCGGGCGGCATCGGCGCGCTGGCCTTTGACCGCATCGCCACCGGCCGCATGGGCGGGCCGGGCACGCTGGTGGCGTTTTCCAGCGGCTCGCTGCTGAACCTGGCGCAGGGCCGCTTCGGGCCGCATCCGGCCTCAGCCGTGCGCTGGCTGGCGGCGCTGGGCACCGACTACGGCGTGATCGCGGTGCGCAGCGATTCGCCCTTCAAGCGCCTGCAGGACGTGGTCGCCGCGCTGCGGCAAGACATGGCGCGGCTCGCCTTTGGCGCCGGCGGCACCGTCGGCAGCCAGGACTGGATGAAGGCCGCGCTGATGCTGCGCGCCGCCGGGCTCGACCACAAGGCCATGCGCTTTGTCTCTTTCGAGGGCGGCGGCGAGGCATTGGCGGCGCTGCGCGGCGGCCATGTCGCCCTGTTCTCTGGTGACGTGGCCGAGGCGCGCCAGGCCATCGATGCCGGCGCCCCGCTGCGCCTGCTGGCGGTGCTGGCCGAGGCCCGCCTGCCCGGCGCGCTGGCCGGCGTACCCACCGCACGCGAGCAGGGCCTGGACCTGGTCTGGCCCACGGTGCGCGGCCTGTACCTGAGCGCCGACGTGCCCGAGCCCGCCGCGCGCGCCTGGGCCGAAGCCTTGCGCCAGGCCATGGCCGCGCCCGGCTACGCGGCGCTGCGCGAGCGCCATGGGCTCTACCCGTTCTCGCTGACCGGCGCGGCGCTGGATGACTTTGTGCAGCGCGAACTAAGCCGCTACCGGCAACTGGCCACCGAACTGGGCCTGCGCCGCTGGAAGGACTGA
- a CDS encoding CoA transferase translates to MPHLPASSALQRFRVVDLTQVRAGPTACRQLADWGADVVQVQMPEHMRGDDTLGGQDGSDYQYTHRNKRSITLNLKEAEGIETLKRLIAGADVVVENFRPDVKFRLGIDYESLAADNPGLVYASISGFGQTGPLAARPGFDQIAQGMGGLMSVTGLPGDGPVRVGIPIADLCAGIFAAQGILVALLERETSGKGQWLHTSLLESMVYMMDFQTSRYLIDGEVGTQAGNFHPTSIPTGVYKARDGYLNIAVFGSKIWERFCAILEAPEWITDPRYHDKPARSINRDALNAEINQRLAAHDRHHWIELFNAGGVACGLISDMREVFAEPQIAHLGMVKDVVSPQLGPQRLVGQPVQLERTPSTIARSAPRRGEHTEEILLELGIAPQDLTRMKAIGVY, encoded by the coding sequence ATGCCCCACCTGCCCGCCTCCTCTGCACTGCAACGCTTCCGCGTTGTCGATCTCACCCAGGTACGTGCCGGCCCCACGGCCTGCCGCCAGTTGGCCGACTGGGGCGCCGATGTCGTCCAGGTGCAAATGCCCGAGCACATGCGGGGCGACGACACCCTGGGCGGGCAGGACGGCTCCGACTACCAGTACACGCACCGCAACAAGCGCTCGATCACGCTCAACCTCAAGGAAGCCGAAGGCATCGAGACGCTCAAGCGCCTGATCGCCGGCGCCGACGTGGTGGTGGAGAACTTCCGCCCCGATGTGAAATTTCGACTGGGCATCGACTACGAGTCGCTCGCGGCCGACAACCCCGGCCTGGTCTACGCCAGCATCTCCGGCTTCGGGCAGACCGGCCCGCTCGCGGCGCGGCCGGGCTTTGACCAGATCGCGCAGGGCATGGGCGGCCTGATGTCGGTTACCGGCCTGCCCGGCGACGGCCCGGTGCGCGTGGGCATCCCGATCGCCGACCTGTGCGCCGGCATCTTTGCGGCGCAGGGCATCCTGGTCGCGCTGCTGGAGCGCGAGACCTCTGGCAAGGGCCAGTGGCTGCACACCTCGCTGCTGGAGTCCATGGTCTACATGATGGATTTCCAGACCTCGCGCTACCTGATCGACGGCGAGGTCGGCACGCAGGCCGGCAACTTCCACCCGACCAGCATCCCCACCGGCGTCTACAAGGCACGCGACGGCTACCTGAACATCGCCGTGTTCGGCTCCAAGATCTGGGAGCGCTTCTGCGCCATCCTCGAAGCGCCGGAATGGATCACCGACCCGCGCTACCACGACAAGCCGGCGCGCTCGATCAACCGCGACGCGCTCAACGCCGAGATCAACCAGCGCCTGGCCGCGCACGACCGCCACCACTGGATCGAGCTGTTCAACGCCGGCGGCGTGGCCTGCGGCCTCATCAGCGACATGCGCGAAGTGTTTGCCGAGCCGCAGATCGCCCACCTGGGCATGGTCAAGGACGTGGTCTCGCCCCAGCTGGGGCCGCAACGGCTGGTCGGCCAGCCGGTGCAGCTGGAGCGCACGCCCAGCACCATCGCCCGCTCTGCCCCGCGCCGGGGCGAGCACACCGAAGAAATCCTGCTGGAGCTGGGCATTGCCCCGCAGGACCTCACCCGCATGAAAGCCATCGGAGTCTATTGA
- a CDS encoding enoyl-CoA hydratase — protein sequence MHQPAYATQTERVQAWLDGSTLHIRFNNPARHNALSVDMWEAVPPLLKDAQSDARVRLVVFSGAGEKAFVSGADISQFEDMRAAREAVSRYEAMAEDALMSIHDFPKPTLACIRGYCIGGGVNVAISCDMRIASDDSVFAIPAARLGLGYRYSAMKNLVDLIGPGAAKDLFFTARRIDAAEAKALGLITRVSAPAALPQLLAEYTSALADNAPLTIAAGKAITREILKPSPELDQALCTALIRGCFESADYTEGRTAFMQKRKPVFTGR from the coding sequence ATCCATCAACCCGCCTACGCCACCCAGACCGAACGCGTCCAGGCCTGGCTCGACGGCAGCACGCTGCACATCCGCTTCAACAACCCGGCGCGGCACAACGCGCTGTCGGTCGACATGTGGGAAGCCGTGCCGCCGCTGCTGAAAGATGCGCAGAGCGATGCGCGCGTGCGCCTGGTGGTCTTCTCCGGCGCAGGCGAAAAGGCCTTTGTCTCGGGCGCCGACATCTCGCAGTTCGAGGACATGCGCGCCGCACGCGAGGCCGTGTCCCGCTACGAGGCCATGGCCGAAGACGCGCTGATGAGCATCCACGACTTCCCCAAGCCCACGCTGGCCTGCATCCGTGGCTACTGCATAGGCGGCGGCGTCAACGTGGCCATCAGCTGCGACATGCGCATTGCCTCTGACGACTCGGTGTTTGCCATTCCCGCCGCGCGCCTGGGCCTGGGCTACCGCTACTCCGCCATGAAGAACCTGGTCGACCTGATCGGCCCCGGCGCGGCCAAGGACCTGTTCTTTACCGCGCGCCGCATCGACGCGGCAGAGGCCAAGGCGCTAGGGCTCATCACCCGCGTCAGCGCACCTGCCGCCCTGCCGCAGTTGCTGGCCGAGTACACCAGCGCCCTGGCCGACAACGCCCCGCTCACCATCGCCGCCGGCAAGGCCATCACGCGCGAAATCCTCAAGCCCTCGCCCGAGCTGGACCAGGCCCTGTGCACCGCGCTGATACGCGGCTGCTTCGAGAGCGCCGACTACACCGAGGGCCGCACTGCCTTCATGCAAAAACGCAAACCGGTCTTCACCGGCCGCTGA